DNA from Ziziphus jujuba cultivar Dongzao chromosome 2, ASM3175591v1:
TTTCTTTCTTGCAAGTGGTTTCAAACCCATATATGAAAAATTCTGTTTATGAGCTTCGGTTTCTTTTTTCTCAAACGTATTGGAGTCCCTACCATGGTTAATGTCGAAAATCCCATAATGGGTTCTCTCAAATTCATGAGAATTCTTGGTTCTTATTTGTCTAATACTAGCTGATTGAGAAgtagaacaagaagaagaggaTGGTGAAGGTGAATCTGAAGAAGGGTCTAAGGAAAACGTGATAAAACGTTGTCGTTTGCTCTGTGAGATGGGAACGGTAGAGAAGAAATGGAACATGGAGTGGTTAATATTAAGGTGGGATGAAACTTGGGAAGCAGAGTCATTTGTCAATGTCCTCCATGTGGCTGAAAATTGGCAAGCCATGAATGAAAAGGAACAGAGACTTAAAAGGCTTAGCTAAGCTTCTTTCTGGTTTGGCTGCCTAAATACGCAGCATGtaagcaaaaaaatttgaatttttgtttcagAAGCTAAtcaaattcatatttatcaatggctgaactgaaaaattttcccttttttttttaagaggggAGATTTTGGAATGAATGGAAAATTGGTATAATAAAAAACAGAGCAAAGGTGACAAATATTTGTACAATTCTATCCATAGGGGTTCCGACCAAAACAACACAAAAAACGTGTGGCACATGGGATTTTCATTGTCTTTTCAGACTTGTGTGGAGGTCCAAAGACTCTACCTTCTACACGTTGTGAATGTGAATCACTGTTTAAAGTCTCACAAGTCAAAGCTAGGGGACCCTGTTAAAAATCTTGTATGAATTATTAACCATATATAGTTCAAGTCCTTAGcgccaatattattattattattattgaaaaacatCATAGTCTAGTTCgaatataaaaattctaaattcGATAATGAAAATATCTCCAATAGAGAGATAcatatcatttttctttcatacaaTTCCCAATatgacattaatatatatatatatatataaatatataatatcatatatataaatatatataaaagcacttAACCGGAAAGCAAAAAGTTTATTGGTTAATTACTGATCGAATCACACGAAAcagcaaagaagaagaacaccTTCAGTTTTCAACGACATCACCACCATCATCTTCTTCGTATTCAACATCTTCTTCCACAGTAGCATCCTGATATTGCTGATACTCCGCAACAAGATCATTCATATTGCTTTCTGCCTCAGTAAACTCCATCTCATCCATTCCTTCACCAGTATACCAATGCAAGAAAGCTTTCCTCCTAAACATAGCAGTGAATTGCTCACTCACCCTTCTGAACATTTCCTGTATGGATGTCGAATTCCCAACGAAAGTGGAAGCCATTGAAAGCCCTCTTGGAGGAATATCACAAACACTTGATTTCACATTGTTTGGGATCCACTCAACGAAGTAGGATGAGTTTCTGTTCTGCACATTGATCATCTGCTCGTCTACTTCTTTAGTGCTCATTTTGCCTCTGAACATTGCTGAAGCAGTGAGATATCGTCCATGGCGAGGATCGGCAGCACACATCATGTTCTTGGCGTCCCACATTTGCTGTGTGAGTTCAGGGACACTGAGAGAACGGTATTGCTGTGATCCTCTTGATGTCAATGGAGCAAAACCCACCATGAAGAAGTGAAGCCTTGGGAAAGGGATTAAGTTCACGGCAAGTTTTCGAAGATCAGAGTTGAGCTGGCCGGGAAATCTTAAGCAGCAAGTAACTCCACTCATTGTTGCAGAAATGAGATGGTTCAAATCCCCAACTGTAAAACAGaatgattaaaaaagaataataaatataagtaataacaATTTAGTGTATGCTATTATATGAGAGTTTAATGCTTGTGTGTGTTATTAAATAGAAGCACTAAATTGAAAATCATTTCAAATGGTTGATAAAACGAGGctaattttgttatataatataatcgtttttctttttctggtatATGTATGTTTGATCtcttagataaataaataaacagaaaatcaaaaacataaaaggtcataaaaaaaaggggttaaTTGAAAACCATTTCCCATTGAAATAATTTgctgaaatatataaaagtttagCTTTCATTTGGCGGTGTTTGTGTATGTTATTTAGAGAAACACAAAATTGAAAACCGTTTTAAACTGTTTATAAAATGAGACTAGTTTTGTTAACCATCttttaaatagaaaagaaaaacagaaaatcaaaaaatataaatgttgcCAAATTGGGACGGGGTTAATTTATTTGGTTGTTCTAACTTACAGCTAGGGGTGGTGAGCTTGAGAGTTCTGAAGCAGATATCGTAAAGAGCTTCATTGTCAAGGACCATGCATTCGTCAGCATTCTCAACCAGTTGATGAACAGAGAGTGTTGCATTGTAAGGCTCAACAACTGTATCAGAAACCTTTGGAGATGGAAAAACTGAGAAAGTCATCATCATTCTATCTGGGAATTCTTCTCTAATCTTTGAAATCAGTAGAGTTCCCATTCCCGACCCAGTTCCACCTCCAAGTGAATGACATACTTGAAATcctgcatttaatttatttgattaaataaactGTATGATCAATTTCATCATTAACGCCAAGTACATATGAattccatcatatatataaattgcatTACTTTCTTATTCAATTCAGGGCATTTTAACTTGTCCATATTATCTTAAACACAATATTAATTTGGAGATTATGAACTATTTGTCTCATTTTGACTCTAGTACAAAGTTTAAGGATTTTGCTCTTGTTAATTAAGATTATGACCTATATCTCTCTTGTACATGCAATTTGACAAAGTCAAATTGACCTTTACAATCATGAAAACATCAAATCTTTTCATTCACAACTGTAGAGCCAGActttcaaaaaacaaacaaacaaaaaaactttaGAGCCATCAATTGGAAATTTTCATTAACAGTAAAGTCAAATGTAAAATAGCATCCTATGGTAAAGAAATTAATTCTGCATATCCTAAGGAGTTGCTTTTTAGAAACACTCCTAATTCCAAACTGTTTATTCCTATGATGTAAACAGGCTTTTATACATGTAAATATCATAAGAATAACAAGCACTTGTACTATATATGAATTCTTTTAATCCTATAAAGTTGAAGTTAAGTATAAGATTCAAGAACAAAATAAGTCTATCTATATATTCGATTATGTTGAAGTTATATATAAGATTCAAGAACCAAATAAATCTATCTATATATTCTATtccatatttattatatatcttttctgttttgtcattgaaaataaaaaaaaaataaaaaaaaggaaaaatatgaatgaaaaaataaattagatgtaAAAATTGATGAGTTATGAAAAAATGAT
Protein-coding regions in this window:
- the LOC107418539 gene encoding tubulin beta chain, which translates into the protein MREILHIQGGQCGNQIGSKFWEVVCDEHGIDPTGRYTGNSDLQLERVNVYFNEVNNGRYVPRAVLMDLEPGTMDSVRTGPYGQIFRPDNFVFGQSGAGNNWAKGHYTEGAELIDSVLDVVRKEAENCDCLQGFQVCHSLGGGTGSGMGTLLISKIREEFPDRMMMTFSVFPSPKVSDTVVEPYNATLSVHQLVENADECMVLDNEALYDICFRTLKLTTPSFGDLNHLISATMSGVTCCLRFPGQLNSDLRKLAVNLIPFPRLHFFMVGFAPLTSRGSQQYRSLSVPELTQQMWDAKNMMCAADPRHGRYLTASAMFRGKMSTKEVDEQMINVQNRNSSYFVEWIPNNVKSSVCDIPPRGLSMASTFVGNSTSIQEMFRRVSEQFTAMFRRKAFLHWYTGEGMDEMEFTEAESNMNDLVAEYQQYQDATVEEDVEYEEDDGGDVVEN